Sequence from the Sphingomonas koreensis genome:
GATCGGATCGCCGAGCGGCCAGGCGGTCGGCTCGCCCGCGCTGCGATACTGGGTGGGATCGTCGGAGGTCGAATGGCCTTCGGTGCGATAGGTGAAATGCTCGATCAGCGTCGGGCCCTGGTTGGTCCGCGCGCGCTCGGCCGCCCACAAGGTCGCGGCATAGACCGCGAGCGCGTCGTTGCCGTCCACCCGCAGCCCGGCGATGCCATAACCCAACGCGCGCGCGGCAAACGTCGTCGCCTCCGCACCGGCAAAGCCCGAGAAGCTCGAGATCGCCCATTGATTGTTGACGACGTTGAGGATGACCGGTGCCTTATACACGGTGGCGAAGGTCAGCGCCGAGTGGAAGTCGCCCTCCGCGGTCGAACCCTCGCCGCACCAGGTCGCGGCGATGCGCGTGTCGCCCTTGGCGGCGCTCGCCATCGCCCAGCCCACCGCCTGCGGATATTGAGTGGTGAGGTTGCCCGAGATCGAGAAGAAGCCCTTCTCCTTCGACGAGTACATGATCGGCAGCTGCTTGCCCGCCAGATCGTCGCCCTTGTTGGAGTAGATCTGGTTCATCATCTGCACGAGGCTGTAGCCGCGCGCGATCAGCAGGCCCTGCTGGCGATAGCTCGGGAAGCACATGTCGTCGCTGGCCAGCGCGTGCGCTGCCGCGATCGCCACCGCTTCCTCGCCGGTGCACTTCATGTAGAAGCTGGTCTTGCCCTGACGCTGCGCCCGGAACATGCGTTCGTCGAACGCACGCACCAGCGCCATGTCATGGAGCATTTTGCGCAGCGTATCGGGGTCGAGCTTGGGATTCCACGGGCCGACCGCCTGGCCGTTGTCGTCGAGGACGCGGACCAGCGTGTAAGCGAGCTCATGGAAGCTGGAAGGGTCGGCGGCAGTGTCGGGCCGGGACTGTGCGCCGGCGGGCGGCACCGCGACCTCGGTGAAATCGACCGCATCGCCCGGCCGGAATTTCGGCTCGGGCACATGCAGGCTGAGCGGCGGCAGATTGGCGCGCTTGGCGTCCACGGTCATGCTCTCTCCAGCGTTAGAAGGCCTCCGGGTCGCCGTTCGGCGCGCGGAATATGATTTCAAGGCCTCGTTATATTCTTTCACTGCCCGAGTCGAGATGGGACAGCAACACTGTCGTGAATTTCATTCTACTCTGCGGTGAACGGATAGGCGAATCGGCCCTTTCCCCGATGACGATCCCCTCCTAATGGGGAGGTTTGAGGACAAACTTCGCTGGGGAGCGAGACACATGAAACTGATGGCCGGCAATTCGAACCTGCCGCTCGCCCAGGCGATCGCCTCCTATCTCGAGATTCCGCTGACGCAGGCGAATGTCCGCCGCTTCGCCGACGAGGAGATTTTCGTCGAAATTCTCGAGAACGTCCGCGGCGAGGACGTGTTCGTGCTCCAGTCGACCGCTTACCCTGCGAACGACAATCTCATGGAGCTGTTGATCATGATCGATGCGCTGCGCCGCGCATCGGCCAAGCGTATCACCGCGGTGCTCCCCTATTTCGGCTATGCCCGTCAGGACCGGAAGCCCGGCCCGCGTACGCCGATCTCGGCCAAGCTGGTCGCCAACCTCATCACCACCGCGGGCGCCAACCGCGTCCTCTCGGTCGACCTTCACGCCGGTCAGATCCAGGGCTTTTTCGACATCCCGACCGACAACCTCTTCGCCGCACCGGTGATGAGCGAGGACATCAAGGCGCGCTTCTCGGACAAGAATCTGATGGTCGTCTCGCCTGACGTCGGCGGCGTGGTGCGCGCGCGTGCGCTCGCCAAACGGCTGGAGAACGCGCCGCTGGCGATCGTCGACAAGCGCCGCGAAAAGGCCGGCGAATCCGAGGTGATGAACATCATCGGCGACGTCGAAGGCCGCTTCTGCATCCTGATCGACGATATCGTCGATTCGGCGGGTACGCTGTGCAATGCCGCCGCGGCACTCAAGGCGGCCGGCGCCGAGGGCGTGGTCGCCTATTGCACCCATGGCGTGCTTTCGGGTGGCGCGGTCGCGCGCGTCGATGGGTCGGAGCTCAGCGAGCTCGTGATCACCGATTCGATCGGCAACCATGCAATCGTCGGCGAAGCGCAGCGCATCCGCCACCTTACCATCGCCCCGCTGATCGCCGAAGCGATCCGCCGCATTGCCGACGAAAGCTCGGTCTCCAGCCTGTTCGACTGAGCCGAACGCGGTCTTTCTAGCGCTCCGTCGTACTGAACTTGTTTCAGCATCCACCGTGCCGCCCGCGCTCAGCTGGCTGGGGAGAAGTGCCTGAAACGGTCCTGGGTGAGGGTAGAGGCGCGATGAGCGCCGGCTCCCTTCATCCCAGCGCCTTCCACACCAGCACCGCGCCCACCGCAATCATCAGCCAGTAGATCGCGGTGTAGAAGCGGTCGGGCGAAACCCGCCGCACCAGCCATACGCCCGCGAAAGTCGATGCGATTGCGACCGGCAGCAGGGTCACGGAGGTCAGCAGATTCTCCCGCGTGAACTGGCCGAGCGCGAGATAGGCGGGCACCTTGATCCAGTTGACCAGCGCGAAATAGATCGCGGTCGTTCCCACCAGCATGTCGCGCGGCAGGCGGCGCGGCAGCACCCAGAGCTGCCAGGGCGGTTGTCCTGCATGGGCGATCTGACTGGTGAAGCCCGAGGCGATTCCGAACAGCGACCCGACCCAGCCGGGCGAGGTCGAGGCTGCGGCGGCGCCGAGCCGGTCGCGCCACAGGCGATACGCGCCGAACAGCATCGAGATGCCGCCGACCATCGCCAGCACGGCGTCTGCCGAAACGCTGGCGGCGTACCAATAGCCCAACGCGATCCCGACCACCGCGCCCGCCAGTGTCCACCCCAGCACGAACCCGTCGATGTGCCGCCGGAACGCCCAGACGCCCACCACGTCCTGCGCGATCAGCAATGGAAGCAGGATCGCGGCGGCCTGAACCGGATCGGTGGCAAAGGCGATCATCGGCAGCGACAGCGCGCCCGCGCCGGCGAACCCACCCTTGGAAAGGCCGAGCAGCGCGACGGCGGGAATCGCCAGCGCGTAGAAGAGCGGGTCGGCGATCAGGAGCGTGCGGCCGGCACGCGCACCCCGGCATTGCCGCGCGCGTTCAGCTCGGCCTTGAGCTTCTCCGGCGCGGGCGCCCAGAGGAAGCCGAAGCTGACCGTGCCGTCCTTGCTCTCGACCGCGTGGTGCAGCCGGTGGGCCTGAACGATACGCTTCATATAGCGCGAGCGCGGCACATAGCGGTGGTCGATTCGGCGATGAACGATGACGTCATGGAAGCCGAGATAGATTGCGCCATAGGCGGCGATCCCGCCACCGATCCAGGTAAGGCCAGGCCACCAGTTGAGCTGTACCCCGGCATAGAGCAGGCCGATCGAGGGGATGGCGAAGATCACGGCATAGAGATCGTTGAGTTCGAACATGCCGGTACTGGGTTCGTGATGGCTTTTGTGCAGGAACCAGCCCGGCCCGTGCATCACCCAACGGTGGGCGGCATAGGCGACGCCCTCCATCAGCGCGATGGTGCCGAGAAACAGCAGGATGCCGATTGCGGGACTCATGGTGGGCGATATAGCGCTGCGCCATGCGAAGCGCACCTCTTCTCCTGATCGTCTTGTCCCTTTCCGGCTGCGCGGTGCCGGAGGCGCGGCTGCGCACGGGCCTGGTCAATGCCGGCCTGTCGCGCCCGCTTTCGGCGTGCATGGCCGAGCGGATGGTCGATCGGCTCTCGCTGACACAGCTGATGCGCATCGCCGATCTGCCCAAGGCGCGCGAGGCCGAGTCGGTGGATCGGTTCCTGCATCGTATCCGCTCGCTTGGCGACCCGGAGATCGTTGCGGTAGCGACCAGCTCTGCGGCGCTTTGCGCCACGGGATACGGACGAGGCTAACAGGCTACGAAATACAAGGCTTTTGGCAGCAACATCGGGTCGTCCGGCTTTTTATTGCAATTACGTCGCAATATCATACAATGCGTATTTGATTCCCGCAGGCCGCTGTGCTTAAGGCGGGCGGATTTTGCTGCAACGCAAGGGATCTGCCCCATGAACATCCACGAATATCAGGCCAAGGAACTGCTGGCGAAGTTCGGCGCGCCGATCGCCGCCGGCCACGCCGCCTTCACCGTCGAAGAGGCGGTCGAAGCCGCGAAGAAGCTGCCCGGGCCGCTGTTCGTCGTGAAGTCGCAGATCCATGCCGGCGGCCGCGGCAAGGGCAAGTTCAAGGAACTCGGCCCTGATGCGAAGGGCGGTGTTCGCCTCGCCTTCTCGCTTGACGAGGTCCGCGCGCACGCCACCGACATGCTCGGCAACACGCTGGTGACGATCCAGACGGGTGAGGCCGGCAAGCAGGTCAACCGCCTCTACGTCACCGACGGCGCCGACATCGCCAAGGAATTCTACCTCGCGCTCCTCGTCGATCGCACGACCAGCCGCATCGCCTTCGTCGTCTCGACCGAAGGCGGCATGGATATCGAGGAAGTCGCGCATTCGACGCCCGAGAAAATCCACAGCTTCGCGGTCGATCCCGCCACCGGCTTCATGCCGCATCACGGCCGCGCCGTCGCTGCCGCGCTGGGCCTGACCGGCGATCTCGCCAAGCA
This genomic interval carries:
- a CDS encoding 3-methyl-2-oxobutanoate dehydrogenase (2-methylpropanoyl-transferring) subunit alpha, coding for MTVDAKRANLPPLSLHVPEPKFRPGDAVDFTEVAVPPAGAQSRPDTAADPSSFHELAYTLVRVLDDNGQAVGPWNPKLDPDTLRKMLHDMALVRAFDERMFRAQRQGKTSFYMKCTGEEAVAIAAAHALASDDMCFPSYRQQGLLIARGYSLVQMMNQIYSNKGDDLAGKQLPIMYSSKEKGFFSISGNLTTQYPQAVGWAMASAAKGDTRIAATWCGEGSTAEGDFHSALTFATVYKAPVILNVVNNQWAISSFSGFAGAEATTFAARALGYGIAGLRVDGNDALAVYAATLWAAERARTNQGPTLIEHFTYRTEGHSTSDDPTQYRSAGEPTAWPLGDPIARLKAHLIAIGEWDEERHVEMDRELAEQVKVAQKEAEKNGILGHGLHQPLDSLFDGVFEEMPWHLREQRQMMLDEEEASGRPWARKQ
- a CDS encoding ribose-phosphate pyrophosphokinase is translated as MKLMAGNSNLPLAQAIASYLEIPLTQANVRRFADEEIFVEILENVRGEDVFVLQSTAYPANDNLMELLIMIDALRRASAKRITAVLPYFGYARQDRKPGPRTPISAKLVANLITTAGANRVLSVDLHAGQIQGFFDIPTDNLFAAPVMSEDIKARFSDKNLMVVSPDVGGVVRARALAKRLENAPLAIVDKRREKAGESEVMNIIGDVEGRFCILIDDIVDSAGTLCNAAAALKAAGAEGVVAYCTHGVLSGGAVARVDGSELSELVITDSIGNHAIVGEAQRIRHLTIAPLIAEAIRRIADESSVSSLFD
- a CDS encoding sulfite exporter TauE/SafE family protein, with translation MIADPLFYALAIPAVALLGLSKGGFAGAGALSLPMIAFATDPVQAAAILLPLLIAQDVVGVWAFRRHIDGFVLGWTLAGAVVGIALGYWYAASVSADAVLAMVGGISMLFGAYRLWRDRLGAAAASTSPGWVGSLFGIASGFTSQIAHAGQPPWQLWVLPRRLPRDMLVGTTAIYFALVNWIKVPAYLALGQFTRENLLTSVTLLPVAIASTFAGVWLVRRVSPDRFYTAIYWLMIAVGAVLVWKALG
- a CDS encoding sterol desaturase family protein, yielding MSPAIGILLFLGTIALMEGVAYAAHRWVMHGPGWFLHKSHHEPSTGMFELNDLYAVIFAIPSIGLLYAGVQLNWWPGLTWIGGGIAAYGAIYLGFHDVIVHRRIDHRYVPRSRYMKRIVQAHRLHHAVESKDGTVSFGFLWAPAPEKLKAELNARGNAGVRVPAARS